One window of the Streptomyces sp. ITFR-21 genome contains the following:
- a CDS encoding ABC transporter substrate-binding protein — MSPEKNDNARAESLANGFLSGRISRRDLFRRSAALGGGAIAATTLGSLLTACGPNDSAAAKSSAAPTGKPVTGGTLTAALTGNPSSMDPAAAGIYTSLQVIDNVFSKLIVFDDKGGFVGDLATSWKQNDPVTYTFDLVDNATFHNGEKFTADDVKYTFERIADPKTASSYASAYTSIKNIEVVSPTRVIFHLSEPFSPLLNNLAQNGEIVNRKAVESSDPTRKPVGTGPFSFVEWVQSDHITLKRNPAYFRAGQPYLDTIVFKFLAVDKSRVEALQSGQLDWADAVPLDELRSLKANHSYRYVTSARAGIPDFVAMNTSKAPFNNKALRQAVAAAIDRKQILDVAYFGAGEAGTMEVPSGSSWYGGTPPYAAGPDLDTARKKMAEAGLSKGLSITYLTLPQYPELQKTAVLVRDQLGKIGIDVKLQQTEVTVWFDRYAKGDYQMTSAYWSGTIDPDNFYSTQLATGSPNNSTKYSNPTVDGLIKKARAASSESERKSLYEQIRQIVWDDAPLVFVHYETINYLMRSGVFGSAINPSLELGFGHVWKQK, encoded by the coding sequence ATGTCCCCCGAGAAGAACGACAACGCACGTGCCGAATCACTCGCCAACGGCTTCCTGTCCGGACGGATCAGCAGACGCGACCTGTTCCGGCGGTCCGCCGCACTCGGCGGCGGCGCGATCGCCGCGACGACGCTCGGCTCGCTGCTGACCGCCTGCGGCCCCAACGACTCGGCGGCCGCGAAGAGTTCGGCCGCCCCGACCGGCAAGCCCGTCACCGGCGGCACCCTGACCGCGGCACTGACCGGCAACCCGTCGAGCATGGATCCGGCCGCGGCCGGCATCTACACCAGCCTTCAGGTGATCGACAACGTCTTCAGCAAGCTGATCGTGTTCGACGACAAGGGCGGCTTCGTAGGCGACCTGGCCACCTCCTGGAAGCAGAACGACCCGGTCACGTACACCTTCGACCTGGTGGACAACGCCACCTTCCACAACGGCGAGAAGTTCACCGCGGACGACGTGAAATACACCTTCGAGCGCATCGCGGACCCGAAGACCGCGTCCTCCTACGCCTCCGCCTACACCTCGATCAAGAACATCGAGGTCGTCTCGCCGACGCGGGTGATCTTCCACCTCAGCGAGCCGTTCTCGCCGCTGCTCAACAACCTCGCCCAGAACGGCGAGATCGTGAACCGCAAGGCCGTCGAGTCGTCCGACCCCACCCGCAAGCCGGTCGGCACCGGCCCGTTCAGCTTCGTCGAGTGGGTGCAGAGCGACCACATCACCCTCAAGCGCAACCCCGCGTACTTCCGTGCCGGCCAGCCCTACCTCGACACGATCGTCTTCAAGTTCCTCGCCGTCGACAAGAGCCGGGTGGAGGCACTGCAGTCGGGACAGCTCGACTGGGCGGACGCGGTGCCGCTCGACGAGCTGCGCTCGCTCAAGGCCAACCACAGCTACCGGTACGTCACTTCGGCCCGCGCGGGCATCCCCGACTTCGTCGCGATGAACACCTCCAAGGCTCCGTTCAACAACAAGGCCTTGCGGCAGGCGGTGGCCGCCGCCATCGACCGCAAGCAGATCCTGGACGTCGCCTACTTCGGGGCGGGCGAGGCCGGCACCATGGAAGTGCCCTCCGGCTCCTCGTGGTACGGCGGCACGCCCCCCTACGCGGCCGGTCCCGACCTGGACACCGCCCGCAAGAAGATGGCCGAGGCCGGGCTGTCCAAGGGACTGAGCATCACGTACCTGACACTGCCGCAGTACCCCGAACTGCAGAAGACCGCCGTGCTGGTGCGCGACCAGCTCGGCAAGATCGGCATCGACGTCAAGCTGCAGCAAACCGAAGTGACGGTGTGGTTCGACCGCTACGCCAAGGGCGACTACCAGATGACCTCCGCGTACTGGTCCGGCACGATCGACCCGGACAACTTCTACTCCACCCAGCTCGCCACCGGATCGCCCAACAACAGCACCAAGTACAGCAACCCGACCGTGGACGGTCTGATCAAGAAGGCCCGCGCCGCGTCGAGCGAGAGTGAACGCAAGTCGCTGTACGAGCAGATCCGGCAGATCGTCTGGGACGACGCGCCCCTGGTCTTCGTGCACTACGAGACCATCAACTACCTCATGCGCTCAGGTGTCTTCGGGTCCGCCATCAACCCGTCGCTGGAACTGGGCTTCGGCCACGTCTGGAAGCAGAAGTGA
- a CDS encoding transposase: MGSSPTRPTTRVAFKQEVSGDRPVAGNAWAGFVPFFPFDVEIRTVICSTDAIEAVNARRRRAVRSRGHFPDGAAAHTGSRDGAGGGAAGSSGARDAQTTDGGQAVTSASRRGRSPVPATG, translated from the coding sequence GTGGGTTCGAGTCCCACCCGCCCCACCACGCGGGTCGCCTTCAAGCAGGAAGTATCCGGCGATCGTCCGGTTGCGGGGAACGCCTGGGCCGGGTTCGTGCCCTTCTTCCCTTTCGACGTCGAGATCCGCACCGTCATCTGCTCGACGGACGCCATCGAGGCGGTCAACGCGCGGAGACGCAGGGCCGTCCGTTCCCGTGGGCACTTCCCCGACGGAGCCGCCGCCCACACCGGGTCGAGAGACGGTGCGGGCGGCGGGGCGGCGGGCTCGTCGGGCGCGAGGGACGCCCAAACGACGGACGGCGGTCAGGCGGTCACTTCTGCTTCCAGACGTGGCCGAAGCCCAGTTCCAGCGACGGGTTGA
- a CDS encoding YtxH domain-containing protein produces MYRLTFIAGALVGYVLGTRAGRERYEQLRKGAQKIAQNPAVRNTAESAVQQGRSAAARAADSVATRFGDRLPDTLAGKVRALRDGNAPADDWGTSNT; encoded by the coding sequence ATGTACCGGCTGACGTTCATCGCAGGGGCCCTCGTCGGCTACGTGCTCGGCACGCGGGCGGGCCGGGAGCGGTACGAGCAGCTGCGCAAGGGCGCGCAGAAGATCGCGCAGAACCCCGCGGTGCGCAACACCGCGGAGAGCGCCGTGCAGCAGGGCCGCAGCGCCGCCGCCAGGGCGGCGGACTCGGTGGCCACGAGGTTCGGCGACCGGCTGCCGGACACGCTGGCGGGGAAGGTGCGGGCGCTGCGCGACGGGAACGCCCCGGCGGACGACTGGGGCACCTCGAACACCTGA
- a CDS encoding FGGY family carbohydrate kinase → MGKVAGIDSSTTGTTVVVCDSDTGEVLRQGHAPHPIGEGEKPTEIDPQAWLLSLGEAAKNGLLEGVQAIGVSGQQHGLLLLDAGGVAVRPALLRGDKRAQAQAADLAEELGGASGWMEAVGAVPQAAYPVAKLRWLAQHEPATVKRTAEVLLPHDWLVWQLLGRPARRTTDRGDASGTGYWSAATGEYRTDLVERAFGHPVGLPDVLAPAEPAGQTPEGLLISAGTGDTMAAALGLGLGPGDAVVSLGAGGTVFAVHQEVLKDPTGTVTAFADATGRHLPLLHVRNAVRTLRATAELLGTDLAGLSELALRSTPGAYGLVLLPYLEGERTPDLPHTAGTLAGLRRDSMKPEHLARAAFEGMLCGVTDALDVLRGKGVPVRRVFLLGAAAELPAVRAIAPGLLDALVVVPQAAEYAAIGAARQAAWSLGAVLGSQSQGEPPQWRQGTATLLDPGDDAAVGSAVRQQYTAVREHTHPGAFAAL, encoded by the coding sequence ATGGGCAAAGTCGCGGGGATAGACAGCTCCACCACCGGCACCACCGTCGTCGTGTGCGACAGCGACACCGGAGAGGTGCTGCGGCAGGGGCACGCGCCGCACCCGATCGGGGAAGGCGAGAAGCCGACCGAGATCGACCCGCAGGCGTGGCTGCTCTCGCTCGGCGAGGCCGCCAAGAACGGCCTGCTCGAAGGGGTGCAGGCGATCGGCGTCTCCGGGCAGCAGCACGGGCTGCTGCTGCTCGACGCGGGCGGGGTGGCCGTACGGCCGGCGCTGCTGCGCGGGGACAAGCGGGCGCAGGCGCAGGCCGCGGACCTGGCCGAGGAGCTGGGCGGGGCGAGCGGCTGGATGGAGGCGGTCGGCGCGGTGCCGCAGGCCGCGTACCCGGTGGCGAAGCTGCGCTGGCTCGCGCAGCACGAACCGGCCACCGTCAAGCGGACCGCCGAGGTGCTGCTCCCCCACGACTGGCTGGTGTGGCAGCTGCTGGGCCGGCCCGCCCGCCGTACCACCGACCGCGGCGACGCCTCCGGCACCGGCTACTGGTCGGCGGCCACCGGCGAGTACCGCACCGACCTGGTGGAACGGGCCTTCGGCCACCCGGTGGGGCTGCCGGACGTACTGGCCCCGGCGGAGCCCGCCGGGCAGACGCCCGAGGGCCTGCTGATCTCGGCCGGTACCGGGGACACCATGGCCGCGGCGCTGGGCCTGGGCCTGGGGCCGGGGGACGCGGTGGTCTCGCTGGGCGCCGGCGGCACCGTGTTCGCGGTGCACCAGGAGGTGCTGAAGGACCCCACCGGTACGGTCACCGCGTTCGCCGACGCCACCGGCCGCCATCTGCCACTGCTGCACGTGCGCAACGCGGTACGGACGCTGCGGGCCACCGCCGAGCTGCTCGGTACGGACCTGGCCGGGCTCTCCGAGCTGGCGCTGCGGTCGACGCCGGGCGCGTACGGGCTGGTGCTGCTGCCGTATCTGGAGGGCGAGCGCACGCCGGACCTGCCGCACACCGCGGGCACGCTGGCCGGGCTGCGGCGGGACTCGATGAAGCCGGAGCATCTGGCGCGGGCCGCGTTCGAGGGCATGCTGTGCGGGGTCACCGACGCGCTGGACGTACTGCGCGGCAAGGGGGTGCCGGTGCGCCGGGTGTTCCTGCTGGGCGCCGCCGCGGAGCTGCCCGCGGTACGGGCGATCGCCCCGGGGCTACTGGACGCGCTGGTCGTCGTACCGCAGGCCGCCGAGTACGCGGCGATCGGCGCGGCCCGACAGGCGGCGTGGTCGCTGGGCGCGGTGCTCGGCTCCCAGTCGCAGGGCGAGCCGCCGCAGTGGCGGCAGGGCACGGCGACGCTGCTGGACCCG